Genomic window (Zingiber officinale cultivar Zhangliang chromosome 2B, Zo_v1.1, whole genome shotgun sequence):
TGAAACGTAACCTAAatatttctctttctcttccttccATTAATAAATTTTCAATCATCTCATCCGAATAAACCGAATAAAgggttaatttgatattttttccaattttttttgtttttttttagaattttactctCTGCATCGATCGAcgtgattaattttaaaagataattaaccttttaaaaaatgaaaagattttttttatttttttcaaatgccAATGCTTTAATCCAGGCCGACCCGTACCCGGCCAAACATTTAGGCGGGTCGGATCGTATTCAAACGAACGGTTCCACCACCACCTGACTCCAATTCACGTGGTCTCACTTCAATTGTATTCCTTCTCATTTTCGACCTATAGAGAATTAATTCCACCACTTATTCTTATTTATTCATCgaataaaaacaagaaaaaaaaacaaaaataaaaatacaccCATCAAATCATCAATTTTATTGTTTCTGCGGGACGAAATAAACCTATTCGCCTATCGTTGATCTCCTGCACTGGCCTTGCATTCATCGACGCGTCCTGCAAGGGATATTTAATAATCCTTAATTACTTTATCAAATAATGATTAAAAAAAAGTATTACTTAGTATTACTTACATCGCGAACAGCTTCGCTCAGAAGTCTTAATTGTTCGCTTGATACTGTTCTAACCTGCAAAATCACAACCACCCTTACTAATTAAACTCAGAgccttaaatataaaattaaaatagataGAGATTAAAATCTAATAGGATATACGTCAGTTctctaaatataaaattttattttttaaatattaaaatattatttaatttagaagagagaaaaaaataaaaggaataaattaaataaaaaaaatagatattacataagaaagaaaaaaaaatattgatattataaattatatagaaattgatatattttatagtgaaaaatagatatttaaatttaataaattaattttactacttaaaaatttttaattttaaatagaaaatCTGAGTAATATTCatcaattttttacttttttttttactaacCTCATTGATAATGGTCCAAACTACACCTTCAGTGCAAGGGGGTGTGGTTAAAGAGCCCGTGTATCTGTAGTACTGATTGCTCCCTATCTCTATCTCGCTTGGATCCACCATGCCCACCGCTTCCTCTACTTCATATCTGTCTTTGACCATATCGATGTATTTCTCCATCTGCATCAAgaaatttacttaaaatttaagagatattttaataGTTTTTCAGTTATCCCTGGGTGTTAGGCTGCTGAGTGCAGTCGGGTGCCCGGATCAATTCCAGACGCCCTTCATGCACTCAGCGCCCATCGTAACCAAACCGTATATATGTGAATGAAGGACCTTGGCAAGGAAGGGTTCACTGGGGCCGAGGGTGTAGAGAATGCCGACGACGGCATTGCGGTTGTCGGCGCTCTGATGAACCATGTGGAGCTCCATATCGAACCTGCGAAAAGATTGCTCAGATTTGTTGAATTCGAAGAGTTTGGAGATGAAGGGAGGGGGATCGACGCACCTGCGTCCGTTGATGGTGTGCTCCGTCGGCAAGTGCCAGTGCAGCTGCTTCAGAGCGTAGTCGATTCCGTCGATCTGCACACCTCCAACGTTGCCTTCGAACCGGAGCTGCCAGATTGAAAAATTCAGGATCAAAATCGCATCTTTCTCTTTTTGGCGTGGCcaaaatcgattttttttttttcatggatcACTGACCATGATGTCGTGGCCGCGGTTTTTGAGCACGGTAGTGACAGGGCGGTAGGAACTGCGGAGGAAGCCCAGGAGGGGCAGAACCTCGACGCGATCGTCAGAGAGGTCCACAGGCGACTGCATCCGGCCTTGACCGCAGGCCGCCCACTCCTTGTGGACGCGCCCCCAGTTCTCCGGCCCCAACTCACTCCCTTTCTGGTAGCCGAACTCCATGTTGTCAGCTGCAATCAAGCTTTTGATCATAAATCCACATCAAGTTCAAATTTTTAAGCCGTGAAGTTTGCTCACGTACCGACTGGTTGAGAGATTGCGATGTGAGATTGCAGGAGGAGGACGAACAGGACAAGGAAAGCAGAGAGGGTCGTGAGTCTGATGTTGTGATCC
Coding sequences:
- the LOC122048729 gene encoding alpha carbonic anhydrase 7-like; this encodes MADHNIRLTTLSAFLVLFVLLLQSHIAISQPVADNMEFGYQKGSELGPENWGRVHKEWAACGQGRMQSPVDLSDDRVEVLPLLGFLRSSYRPVTTVLKNRGHDIMLRFEGNVGGVQIDGIDYALKQLHWHLPTEHTINGRRFDMELHMVHQSADNRNAVVGILYTLGPSEPFLAKMEKYIDMVKDRYEVEEAVGMVDPSEIEIGSNQYYRYTGSLTTPPCTEGVVWTIINEVRTVSSEQLRLLSEAVRDDASMNARPVQEINDRRIGLFRPAETIKLMI